One window of the Oscillospiraceae bacterium genome contains the following:
- a CDS encoding ABC transporter substrate-binding protein, which translates to MKKFISLVIVLGLILTLFASCKTQDTDELVKISLSEVAHSVFYAPQYAAMELGFFEEEGIELELINGQGADKVMTSVVSGQVQIGLAGPEASIYVYNEGREDHAVVFAQLTQRDGAFLVGRTKEENFAWENVKGKYIIGGRKGGVPEMTLEYVLNKNGIVPNKDVTVDTSVQFALMAGAFTGGTGDYVALFEPTASMLEKEGKGYVLCSIGEQSGEIPYTAYFANKSYIEENSDIIEKFTRAIYKGQKWVEENEASEIAKAIVNHFPDTSLEILTMVAQRYKDIDAWSTTPVMKKEAFDLLQTVMEQAGELSKRAPFENIVDNSFAQKAVDNK; encoded by the coding sequence ATGAAAAAATTTATTTCTCTAGTGATTGTCTTGGGACTGATACTTACGCTCTTTGCAAGCTGTAAAACTCAGGACACAGATGAGCTTGTTAAAATATCCTTGAGTGAGGTTGCTCACTCGGTATTTTATGCGCCTCAATATGCGGCTATGGAGCTTGGCTTTTTTGAAGAAGAGGGCATTGAGTTAGAGCTTATAAACGGTCAGGGCGCTGATAAGGTTATGACCTCAGTTGTTTCGGGACAGGTGCAGATAGGACTTGCAGGCCCCGAAGCCTCTATTTATGTATACAACGAGGGCAGAGAGGACCACGCAGTTGTTTTTGCACAGCTTACTCAGCGTGACGGCGCTTTTTTAGTGGGCAGAACAAAGGAAGAAAATTTTGCTTGGGAAAATGTTAAGGGCAAATATATCATAGGCGGAAGAAAAGGCGGAGTGCCTGAGATGACACTGGAATACGTTCTTAATAAAAATGGAATTGTTCCAAACAAAGACGTTACTGTAGATACAAGCGTTCAGTTTGCCCTTATGGCAGGAGCTTTTACAGGCGGTACAGGGGACTATGTTGCACTTTTTGAGCCCACTGCATCAATGCTTGAAAAAGAGGGCAAGGGCTATGTTCTCTGCTCTATCGGAGAGCAAAGCGGAGAAATTCCCTATACGGCATATTTTGCTAATAAGAGCTATATTGAAGAAAACAGCGATATAATCGAAAAATTCACAAGAGCTATTTATAAGGGACAAAAATGGGTTGAGGAAAATGAAGCTTCCGAGATAGCAAAGGCAATAGTAAATCATTTCCCCGACACATCTCTTGAAATTCTCACAATGGTTGCTCAGCGCTATAAGGATATTGACGCTTGGAGCACAACTCCCGTAATGAAAAAAGAAGCCTTTGATTTGCTTCAGACAGTAATGGAGCAGGCAGGAGAGCTGTCAAAGAGAGCGCCTTTTGAAAATATCGTTGATAATTCCTTTGCTCAAAAAGCAGTTGACAATAAGTAA
- a CDS encoding ABC transporter permease — MFICKEDTQILSEERKRYLKSVRRKKIAVNITKIIILVAFFAVWEIAGQLKIIDTFIMSSPSRIVKTLINLYNRGDLFLHIWTTTSETIIGFLIGTVLGTLIAVLLWCSKFLCDVLEPYLVVLNSLPKIALGPIFIVWIGAGSTAIIVITLTISVIVSVLEVLNGFLSTNEEQIRLVQTFGANKMQVLTKVVLPSNITTIVNSLKINVGMSWVGVIVGEFLVSKAGLGYLIVYGSQVFQLDLVMASVLILAVIATLMYQSVLLFEKAVYRKM, encoded by the coding sequence ATGTTCATATGTAAAGAAGACACTCAGATTTTATCTGAGGAAAGAAAACGATATTTAAAATCTGTAAGAAGAAAAAAGATAGCAGTTAACATTACAAAAATAATAATTTTAGTAGCTTTTTTTGCTGTATGGGAAATTGCAGGACAGCTTAAAATTATTGATACCTTTATAATGAGCAGTCCTTCAAGAATAGTAAAAACTCTGATAAATCTTTATAATCGCGGCGACTTGTTTTTGCATATCTGGACAACTACCTCAGAAACAATAATAGGCTTTTTGATAGGCACTGTGCTGGGTACTCTTATTGCAGTTTTGCTCTGGTGCTCTAAATTTCTTTGCGACGTATTAGAGCCGTATCTCGTTGTGCTTAATTCTTTGCCTAAAATAGCTTTAGGTCCTATATTTATCGTCTGGATAGGCGCAGGCTCTACCGCCATTATAGTTATAACGCTTACAATTTCAGTAATTGTAAGTGTGCTTGAAGTGCTAAACGGATTTTTGTCCACCAACGAGGAGCAGATACGGCTTGTGCAAACCTTCGGAGCAAACAAAATGCAGGTGCTAACAAAGGTTGTTCTTCCTTCAAACATTACAACTATTGTAAACTCTTTAAAAATAAACGTGGGTATGTCCTGGGTAGGTGTAATTGTAGGAGAGTTTCTCGTTTCAAAGGCGGGACTTGGATATCTTATTGTATACGGAAGTCAGGTCTTTCAGCTTGATTTGGTTATGGCAAGCGTTTTAATTCTTGCAGTTATTGCAACTCTTATGTATCAGAGCGTTTTACTTTTTGAAAAGGCTGTTTATAGAAAAATGTGA
- a CDS encoding redox-sensing transcriptional repressor Rex, whose product MEKSVPIAVIKRMPRYFRYLSDLMKNNVEKVSSQELSRRMNVTASQIRQDFNSFGGFGQQGYGYNVRSLYNEIGSILGYDMGYTAIIIGMGNLGNAIAHNINFEKRGVKITGLFDVSDAVIGSTYKGLEVMHTDKLDKFCKDNNPDIAILTLPKLQTPPMCQRLASLGVKGFWNFSNMELESIKGVSIENVHLGDSLMKLCFDIKNNNGYS is encoded by the coding sequence ATGGAAAAAAGTGTTCCGATTGCCGTTATAAAACGAATGCCCCGTTATTTCAGATATTTGAGCGACCTTATGAAAAACAACGTCGAAAAGGTTTCAAGTCAGGAGCTTTCGAGACGTATGAATGTTACTGCTTCACAAATAAGGCAGGATTTCAACAGCTTCGGCGGTTTCGGACAACAGGGATACGGCTACAATGTCCGTTCCCTTTATAATGAAATCGGCTCGATTTTAGGCTACGATATGGGATATACTGCAATTATTATCGGAATGGGAAACTTAGGTAATGCAATAGCTCATAATATCAATTTTGAAAAACGAGGAGTTAAGATTACCGGTCTTTTTGATGTTTCAGATGCCGTGATTGGCAGTACCTATAAGGGCTTAGAGGTTATGCATACAGATAAGCTTGATAAGTTTTGTAAAGATAATAATCCCGATATTGCTATTCTTACACTTCCGAAATTGCAGACTCCGCCTATGTGTCAAAGGCTTGCGTCTTTAGGCGTAAAGGGCTTCTGGAATTTTTCCAATATGGAGCTTGAAAGCATTAAGGGAGTATCAATAGAAAATGTCCATTTGGGCGACAGTCTTATGAAGCTTTGCTTCGATATTAAAAATAATAATGGTTATAGTTAG
- a CDS encoding ABC transporter ATP-binding protein, with protein sequence MEQIISVKNIKMKYQSPEGETMAIDDVSFDVNDGDFVSIIGPSGCGKSTLLSIIANLLPYDSGEILLNGKPVSSNNESIGYMLQKDCLFEWRTIRKNVLLGLEIKGLKTKENIEYADELLNTYGLYEFKDKYPRQLSGGMRQRCALIRTLVTRPRLLLLDEAFSALDYQTRLSVVDDIYEIIKKEKKTVLMVTHDISESISVSNRIIVLTKRPASIKSVHSISFSQQGLSPFNRREQPEFREYFNKIWSDIDVHM encoded by the coding sequence TTGGAGCAGATAATAAGTGTTAAAAATATAAAAATGAAATATCAGTCGCCCGAAGGGGAAACAATGGCGATTGACGATGTATCCTTTGATGTAAATGACGGTGATTTTGTAAGCATTATCGGCCCCAGCGGTTGCGGAAAATCAACCCTGCTTTCTATAATTGCAAATTTATTGCCCTATGACAGCGGAGAAATATTGTTAAACGGAAAGCCTGTCAGCAGCAATAATGAGTCTATAGGATATATGCTTCAGAAGGACTGCCTTTTTGAATGGAGAACTATAAGAAAAAATGTGCTTTTAGGGCTTGAGATAAAAGGATTAAAAACCAAAGAAAACATTGAATATGCAGATGAGCTTCTAAATACCTACGGACTTTACGAGTTTAAAGATAAATATCCAAGACAGCTATCAGGCGGAATGAGACAGCGCTGTGCTCTTATCAGAACCTTGGTAACACGTCCGCGTCTTTTGCTTCTTGATGAAGCTTTTTCGGCGCTTGATTACCAGACACGTCTTTCAGTTGTAGATGATATATACGAAATTATAAAAAAAGAAAAGAAAACTGTTTTAATGGTAACTCACGATATTTCCGAAAGCATTTCGGTTTCCAACCGTATAATCGTGCTTACAAAGAGGCCTGCTTCAATTAAAAGTGTTCATTCCATAAGCTTTTCTCAGCAGGGGCTGTCGCCATTTAACAGACGTGAACAGCCGGAATTTCGTGAATATTTCAACAAAATTTGGAGTGATATAGATGTTCATATGTAA
- the nagA gene encoding N-acetylglucosamine-6-phosphate deacetylase, producing the protein MILFKNAKIFYNGDFFDGDILVEKGVIKQIGNIENSDCPCIDINNNYILPGFVDIHSHGAMNVDFMSDCPEAIETLIKYYASNGTTSVLATTYTEDYQKIKDSIKRISSYIGKSNIVGINIEGPYISPQKKGAQNESYIRKPDIAEFDELIEISNNNIKMITIAPEINNAIESIEYLKSRDVVCSLGHSCADYDTACKAISAGASVITHFFNGLEPLNHRNPSIVGAGLINEDITLEIICDGYHIHKDLIKYLFKTKKNQLALVTDSVSPAGCADGDYLFAGLPIQKCGEKITLKQGGNLAGSALKMSNALKNALEFTQMEPKDIIPSLTIIPAKAINIDSKKGSLEIGKDADFVITDKNFNILSTYLQGKKIYSK; encoded by the coding sequence ATGATACTTTTTAAAAATGCAAAAATATTTTATAACGGCGATTTTTTTGACGGCGATATTCTGGTTGAAAAGGGCGTTATAAAACAAATCGGAAATATTGAAAATTCTGATTGTCCTTGCATTGATATTAACAATAACTATATTCTTCCCGGTTTTGTTGACATTCATTCCCACGGCGCTATGAATGTGGATTTTATGTCCGATTGTCCTGAGGCTATTGAAACGCTTATAAAATATTATGCCTCAAACGGCACAACAAGCGTGCTTGCCACTACCTATACCGAGGATTATCAGAAAATAAAGGACAGCATAAAAAGAATTAGTAGCTATATAGGTAAATCAAACATAGTGGGAATAAATATAGAAGGTCCTTATATCAGCCCTCAAAAGAAAGGCGCTCAAAACGAAAGCTATATAAGAAAGCCCGATATTGCCGAGTTTGACGAGCTTATAGAAATTTCAAATAACAATATAAAAATGATTACTATTGCCCCCGAAATAAATAATGCAATAGAAAGCATAGAATATCTAAAAAGCCGTGACGTTGTTTGCTCTTTAGGTCATTCCTGCGCAGATTATGATACAGCGTGTAAGGCAATTTCTGCAGGCGCAAGCGTTATAACCCACTTTTTCAACGGCCTTGAGCCCCTCAATCACCGCAACCCCTCAATAGTTGGCGCAGGTCTTATAAATGAGGATATTACTCTTGAAATAATCTGCGACGGATATCATATTCACAAGGACCTTATAAAATATCTCTTTAAAACAAAGAAAAATCAGCTTGCCCTTGTAACCGATTCAGTTTCTCCTGCAGGGTGTGCTGACGGAGATTACTTATTTGCAGGCTTACCTATCCAGAAGTGCGGCGAAAAAATAACGCTCAAGCAAGGCGGCAATCTTGCAGGAAGTGCTCTTAAAATGTCAAACGCTTTGAAAAATGCTCTTGAATTTACTCAAATGGAGCCAAAGGACATTATTCCCTCACTTACAATAATTCCCGCAAAAGCAATAAATATTGACAGCAAAAAGGGAAGCCTTGAAATCGGCAAGGATGCAGATTTTGTAATTACCGATAAAAACTTTAATATTTTGTCAACCTATTTACAGGGCAAAAAAATTTACAGCAAATAG